Below is a genomic region from Raphanus sativus cultivar WK10039 chromosome 4, ASM80110v3, whole genome shotgun sequence.
GAAGTCAGCTGCCTAAATAGACTCAATAGTCGGTGGATAAGTCGGCTGcctttttgttacaaaaaaagtttcAGATTAAGATTTATTTAAGAACATGACAAATTTAGTGTTATTTTCATAACCATAGTTTATAAGTTGCTTAATATAACGTCGTTCAATTACTGATCAAGATTTCAACATGGCCTGGAATTAAATCCTTTCAGATTCCCTTTTTACTTAATTTGTTAGCAGTCCGAGCTGGCTAAGCTCCAAATTTATGAATTGTACTTACTTTAGTCTCGTCATGATAACACTTTTTCTTGCTATGTACTGGCTGTACATTTGGCACATGGTCAGTATGTGTTTCTTAAGTAATTCTAAAGTAGCTAAGTAGAGCATGCAATTGGCTAATAATATGACTAACTCGAGTCCAGAAATgttaagattaagattttctaGACCAATCCAAACCTCATAACAGTAGATAAGCAAATCCTATTAAAattaggcaaaaaaaaaattaatagtattattATTTAGGGAGAAGGCTAGAGTTTTTATTACAAGAGTGATGAGAAACAGGAAAGGCTAActcagattaaaaaaaactgtacaAGAAGATAAATCATTTGGTGATCATACCACAAGAACATAGATAGCGTAGATAATCCCAGGGATATAACCCAACACAGTCAACAACAAACATATCCAGAACTCTACCTGCATTCGTGAAATCATTTAATAACTAATCGCGAGACAAGAAAGGTAACTAAACAAATGATGTAATCAGATTACTGCTTACCCCACAACCATATCGGAGGAAAACGCCGACGGGAGGCAGAAGAATCGCCAGAATCACTTCCAGGAAAGTCTCCGACCCCATTTGTTTTTGGattcttgaagaagaagaaagtgagagagagagagaagggttGATTAAGAAGAAGTGAAGGTGTCGAGTGGGTTAAGAAGTAAATAAAGAGATGGTTATTTGACACGTGTAGTTCTTGCAGTGTATCATGTACCACGTGTGATGTTTTGGAGATGCACCCTATAACAATGTGGCCTATATATGTGTTGCGACCTTTTCCAGTTGAACTTGAAACTAAAAAACAGAACACGTCAAGTATCTGCTTACTCCATAGCTGCTTTCACTACTTCGATGGGATCTTATAGatacatttattattttcaatgtCAAAAATAAGAggatgttatttatttatatacccTTTTGTTGGATCGCCCAGTTCCGAGTTGGTTCATCAGGTATTGTGTTTTTACTTCAATAGCGCATAGTATAAAAATATTCGGGTCTATTTGTCTGGCATAAAAacatgcaacaacaacaaaactttaaaacatatGTACATATAATTTGGTAGTAACACAGAAATTTTACTTTCAAGATTCTCTATATACATTGACCTACTAAGAATATAACACCAGAAAATGAATATGAAACCTCTATGGTCTTTCTCCTAGCTAACTCGTTGGAGAGTAAGAAATGAGAAAAAAGAATGACAATGTGGAATACAGTGGTGGAAAGTTCGTTGTCGGCCGCCGTTAACGCTCTTCTTCCTGCTGCTCTTAAGGCTCTCGTCTGGTTTCTGGTTTTGCCAAACGGCGGCACTAACTGATTGAAGGAATCCATTAGGGTTCTGTTTCGGACCAGAGCATGTGTTTCCCATTGTTTTGGCCTAATTAACAAAACCTAGTTTTGTTGTTCCTTCTCGTCTCTTTTTCTATGTTTCATGCCGACAACGAAAACATAAACCACTCAACAGGGCCATTAACTCGACACAGCTCGAAGAAACGTGAAATGTCCACATTGATCCTATAGCTTTTCCAGCACGGAAGCGAGATTCTTGAGAAACTCTTGTGAAAAATCTTGAATTTGGTCGAATGGTTTTGCTTCCGAGAAAATCTCATGAGCTGGCGCTGATCAGAGGAGGAGAAAAGAGGAGTGGAGGAGGATATGAACAACTCATGATTCGTAGCATGTccgtctattttttttttcttttgttatgacAAATTAATTGAGGCATGAATTGGATGAAGAAAAGTTCTGGATGACAATGTtgtatttgataaaaaaaatatgaggtTGCTTTTGTAAAATTCAGGTTTTACTTTCTGCAACAGTAGTTTTGGACATTCTCTCTGTAATAGAAGCTTGAGTTTTGATTtatcttgtatttttttttccttttgaaacTTAACTTCTAGTATTAAAATTTAGGCCTCTTTGATATAGTTTCTCTTGCCGTTTAAGTTTGGTTGGttttcaaaaagatttttttcttatttacaacaTTGCAAACTCGAAAATTAGTACAAATGTTAACATTAGAccattaaagtaaaaaaaaactccaCATTTATGTGAATGTTCGGTAAATAAATTagtaataaattatcaaaaggTATCCAGTAAcatcataaaaacaaatacaaCTTGATTCATGTTTTATCAAAGGAAAagaactagtttttttttggtgcaaatgttaaaagaaaagaaaagaactaGTTAAACTATAATTTCtgagaataataaaaatttagctATTTTTCATCACCATTTTTATAATTGAGGAAGTAAACAATTAGTAACCGATCATTTGCATCGTCTGCTCGTTCCAAAACATCTTCGACTGCTTCACCATCTCAGACCGTTCCCCCATCATCCTCTCCTTCCAATAC
It encodes:
- the LOC108853056 gene encoding salt stress-induced hydrophobic peptide ESI3, whose amino-acid sequence is MGSETFLEVILAILLPPVGVFLRYGCGVEFWICLLLTVLGYIPGIIYAIYVLVV